The following proteins come from a genomic window of Citrobacter europaeus:
- a CDS encoding chemotaxis protein, with protein MNNFQKDIDDRTNLTLSNRFELLLFRLGKSVEEQKSELFGINVFKLREIVPMPTFTRPAGMKAPLLGMVNIRDQVIPVIDLPAVAGCKPETGLNILLITEYARSVQAFAVESVENIMRLDWQQVHTAEKAVNGRYITSIACLDDNKETNNLALVLDVEQILYDIVPSNHDLRATNLKTNKFNITPGAVAIVADDSKVARAMLEKGLNAMEIPHLMHVTGQDAWEKIQQLSEEAEAEGKPISEKIALVLTDLEMPEMDGFTLTRKIKTDERLKKIPVVIHSSLSGSANEDHVRRVKADGYVAKFEVNELSSVIQEVMDRTAKGISGPLVSRQLLN; from the coding sequence ATGAACAATTTCCAGAAAGATATTGATGACAGGACAAACCTAACCCTGTCTAACCGTTTTGAACTGCTGCTGTTTCGCCTTGGCAAATCTGTTGAGGAGCAGAAATCAGAGCTGTTTGGCATCAACGTATTCAAGCTGCGTGAAATCGTACCGATGCCGACCTTTACGCGTCCGGCAGGTATGAAGGCCCCGCTGCTGGGTATGGTTAACATTCGCGATCAGGTGATCCCTGTGATTGACCTGCCCGCCGTCGCGGGCTGTAAGCCAGAGACCGGGCTTAACATCCTGTTGATCACGGAGTATGCCCGCAGCGTCCAGGCATTTGCGGTGGAATCAGTGGAAAACATTATGCGTCTGGACTGGCAACAGGTGCATACCGCTGAGAAAGCCGTCAATGGTCGCTATATTACCAGTATCGCCTGCCTGGACGATAACAAAGAGACCAATAACCTGGCGCTGGTGCTCGACGTCGAACAGATCCTGTACGACATTGTACCGTCTAACCATGACCTGCGCGCAACGAACCTGAAAACCAATAAATTCAACATTACGCCGGGTGCGGTGGCGATTGTGGCAGATGATTCCAAAGTGGCCCGCGCGATGCTGGAAAAAGGGCTTAACGCCATGGAGATCCCGCACCTGATGCATGTGACGGGCCAGGATGCGTGGGAGAAGATCCAGCAGTTATCTGAGGAAGCTGAAGCGGAAGGTAAGCCAATCAGCGAAAAAATAGCCCTGGTGCTCACCGATCTGGAAATGCCGGAGATGGACGGTTTTACGCTTACCCGTAAGATAAAAACCGACGAACGCCTGAAGAAAATCCCGGTCGTTATCCACTCTTCACTTTCCGGTAGCGCCAACGAAGATCACGTTCGCCGAGTAAAAGCGGATGGCTACGTGGCCAAATTCGAAGTCAATGAGCTTTCTTCGGTGATCCAGGAAGTGATGGATCGCACAGCGAAAGGCATCAGCGGTCCGCTGGTGAGCAGGCAGCTATTGAACTGA
- a CDS encoding GNAT family N-acetyltransferase codes for MIHWQDLHHAKLNTQQLYAILQLRCAVFVVEQQCPYQDVDGDDLVGENRHILGWHNDELVAYARILKSDDELEPVVIGRVIVSEALRGEKLGQQLMTQTLASCTQHWPHKALYLGAQAHLQSFYARFGFVPVTDIYDEDGIPHIGMAREAHQA; via the coding sequence ATGATCCACTGGCAAGATCTCCACCATGCAAAGCTCAATACCCAGCAGCTGTACGCCATTCTTCAGCTTCGCTGTGCGGTGTTTGTTGTTGAACAACAGTGTCCGTATCAGGATGTGGATGGTGATGACCTGGTTGGGGAAAACCGGCACATTCTGGGCTGGCATAACGATGAGCTGGTGGCGTATGCGAGGATTCTGAAAAGCGATGACGAGCTGGAGCCGGTGGTCATTGGCCGGGTGATTGTAAGCGAAGCGCTGCGTGGTGAAAAACTGGGGCAGCAACTGATGACCCAAACGCTGGCATCCTGTACCCAGCACTGGCCGCATAAGGCGCTGTATCTGGGCGCGCAGGCCCATCTGCAATCGTTCTATGCGCGCTTTGGTTTTGTTCCGGTCACGGATATCTATGACGAAGACGGTATTCCGCACATCGGCATGGCGCGAGAAGCGCATCAGGCATAA
- the menD gene encoding 2-succinyl-5-enolpyruvyl-6-hydroxy-3-cyclohexene-1-carboxylic-acid synthase: MSVSAFNRRWAAVILEALTRHGVRHVCIAPGSRSTPLTLAAAENPAFIHHTHFDERGLGHLALGLAKVSRQPVAVIVTSGTAVANLYPALIEAGLTGEKLILLTADRPPELIDCGANQAIRQAGMFASHPSQTLSLPRPTQDIPASWLVSTIDNALAALHSGAVHINCPFAEPLYGDMDETGIAWQQRLGDWWQDDKPWLREARRLESDKQRDWFFWRQKRGVVIAGRMSAEEGKKVAQWAQMLGWPLIGDVLSQTGQPLPCADLWLGNAKAVTELQQAQIVVQLGSSLTGKRLLQWQASCDPQEYWIVDNLEGRLDPAHHRGRRLVAKVGDWLELHPAEKRQPWCVEIPRLAQLAWQAVEARRDAFGEAQLAHRIREYLPEQGQLFVGNSLVVRLIDALSQLPAGFPVYSNRGASGIDGLLSTAAGVQRASAKSTLAIVGDLSALYDLNALALLRQVSAPFVLIVVNNNGGQIFSLLPTPASERERFYLMPQNVHFEHAAAMFDLKYQRPENWEQLESALNNAWRTPAATVIELVVNETDGAQTLQQLLAQVSHL; the protein is encoded by the coding sequence ATGTCAGTAAGCGCATTTAACCGACGCTGGGCGGCGGTCATTCTGGAAGCACTCACTCGCCACGGCGTCAGGCATGTCTGCATTGCCCCTGGCTCTCGTTCTACACCGTTGACGCTGGCGGCAGCGGAAAACCCGGCTTTTATCCACCATACTCATTTTGATGAGCGCGGTCTTGGGCATCTGGCTTTAGGTCTGGCAAAAGTCAGCCGGCAGCCTGTCGCCGTGATTGTGACGTCCGGTACGGCGGTGGCGAATTTGTATCCCGCGTTGATCGAAGCGGGCCTGACCGGTGAAAAACTGATTTTACTTACCGCTGACCGACCGCCTGAACTTATCGACTGCGGCGCTAACCAGGCGATTCGTCAGGCCGGAATGTTTGCCTCGCATCCATCGCAAACGCTCTCCTTACCGCGCCCGACCCAGGACATCCCGGCGAGCTGGCTGGTGTCCACCATTGATAACGCCTTAGCTGCGCTGCATAGCGGGGCGGTTCATATTAATTGTCCGTTTGCGGAACCGCTGTATGGCGATATGGACGAAACGGGGATTGCCTGGCAGCAGCGCCTTGGCGACTGGTGGCAGGACGATAAACCCTGGCTGCGTGAAGCGCGTCGGCTGGAAAGCGACAAACAACGTGACTGGTTTTTCTGGCGACAAAAACGCGGCGTCGTGATTGCAGGTCGCATGAGTGCCGAAGAGGGCAAGAAGGTTGCGCAATGGGCGCAGATGCTAGGCTGGCCGTTGATTGGCGATGTTCTGTCGCAAACCGGACAGCCGTTGCCGTGCGCCGACCTGTGGCTCGGGAATGCGAAAGCGGTAACTGAATTACAGCAGGCGCAGATTGTGGTGCAGCTTGGCAGTAGCCTGACTGGAAAACGACTCCTGCAATGGCAGGCCAGCTGTGATCCGCAGGAATACTGGATTGTCGATAATCTCGAAGGCCGCCTCGATCCGGCTCATCATCGTGGGCGCAGGTTGGTAGCAAAGGTTGGCGACTGGCTGGAGCTGCATCCGGCGGAGAAACGTCAGCCCTGGTGCGTAGAAATCCCACGCCTGGCGCAGCTGGCCTGGCAGGCGGTAGAAGCCCGCCGCGACGCGTTTGGTGAAGCGCAATTAGCCCACCGTATCCGCGAATACCTGCCGGAGCAGGGACAACTGTTCGTGGGCAACAGCCTGGTGGTGCGTCTGATTGATGCGCTGTCACAGCTTCCGGCGGGTTTCCCGGTCTATAGCAACCGCGGCGCGAGCGGTATCGACGGTCTGTTGTCAACGGCTGCAGGCGTACAGCGCGCCAGCGCAAAATCGACGCTGGCTATCGTCGGCGATTTATCTGCGTTGTATGACCTCAATGCCCTGGCGTTATTGCGCCAGGTATCCGCGCCGTTTGTCCTGATAGTGGTCAACAATAACGGCGGGCAGATCTTCTCCCTGCTGCCGACGCCGGCAAGCGAACGTGAACGGTTCTACCTGATGCCGCAGAACGTGCATTTTGAGCATGCTGCCGCCATGTTTGACCTTAAATACCAGCGTCCGGAAAACTGGGAGCAACTGGAGAGCGCGTTGAATAACGCCTGGCGTACTCCGGCGGCAACGGTGATTGAGCTGGTGGTAAATGAAACTGACGGGGCGCAAACCCTGCAGCAACTGCTGGCGCAGGTAAGCCATCTATGA
- the menF gene encoding isochorismate synthase MenF, producing MHSITTALESLMRHLSQEIPAAPGIRIYDIPFPLNDAFDALGWLASQPVWPQFYWQQRNGDEEAAVLGAVAAFSSLESAQHFLRQHDNHPDLRIWGLNAFEPQRGNLLLPRLEWRRCAGAASLRLHLYSDVSLREDATQAMALISSLANVKPLPALRLHLTGEQNWPDKAGWTDLIKLATQTINAEALEKVVLARATDLQFSQSVNAAAVMASSRRLNLNCYHFFMAFSAECAFLGSSPERLYRRRDTALRTEALAGTVANHPEDHRAWQLGEWLMKDDKNQRENMLVVEDICQRLQGCTQTLDVLPPQVLRLRKVQHLRRCIWTELNQADDTLCLMQLQPTAAVAGIPRELAREFIQHNEPFEREWYAGSAGYLSLRQSEFCVSLRSAKISANVVRLYAGAGIVRGSDPEQEWQEIDNKAAGLRTLLQMEG from the coding sequence GTGCATTCAATCACTACTGCGCTGGAAAGTCTGATGCGTCATTTGTCGCAAGAGATACCGGCAGCACCTGGAATTCGTATTTACGATATACCTTTCCCACTGAATGATGCGTTTGATGCTTTAGGATGGCTGGCCAGTCAACCCGTCTGGCCCCAGTTTTACTGGCAGCAGCGTAACGGCGACGAAGAAGCCGCCGTTCTGGGCGCTGTCGCCGCATTTTCCTCGCTGGAATCAGCTCAGCACTTTTTACGCCAGCATGATAATCATCCCGACCTGCGTATCTGGGGCCTGAATGCCTTTGAGCCCCAGCGCGGTAATTTGTTATTGCCACGGCTGGAATGGCGACGTTGCGCCGGGGCGGCGAGCTTACGCTTACATCTCTATAGCGACGTGTCGCTGCGTGAAGACGCCACGCAGGCGATGGCGTTAATTTCATCGCTCGCCAACGTAAAGCCGCTACCCGCATTGCGCCTGCATTTGACGGGAGAACAGAACTGGCCGGATAAAGCAGGCTGGACAGATCTGATAAAACTCGCCACGCAAACAATCAATGCGGAAGCGCTTGAGAAGGTGGTGCTGGCGCGGGCGACCGACTTACAGTTTTCTCAGTCGGTTAATGCCGCGGCCGTGATGGCCTCCAGCCGTCGCTTGAACCTGAACTGCTACCATTTCTTTATGGCATTCTCTGCAGAGTGCGCGTTTCTTGGCTCTTCCCCTGAACGTCTGTATCGACGGCGTGACACGGCGCTGCGCACCGAGGCGCTGGCCGGAACCGTTGCCAATCACCCTGAGGATCATCGGGCATGGCAGTTGGGTGAATGGCTAATGAAAGATGATAAAAACCAGCGCGAGAATATGCTGGTGGTCGAAGATATTTGCCAGCGTTTGCAGGGCTGTACGCAAACGCTTGACGTGCTGCCGCCGCAAGTGCTCAGACTGCGTAAAGTGCAGCACCTGCGTCGCTGTATCTGGACGGAACTGAATCAGGCCGACGATACGCTTTGCCTGATGCAGCTTCAGCCTACGGCGGCAGTCGCAGGCATTCCGCGTGAGCTGGCGCGTGAATTTATCCAACATAATGAACCCTTTGAACGCGAGTGGTATGCCGGTTCTGCGGGTTACCTTTCTCTGCGCCAAAGCGAGTTTTGCGTGTCATTACGTTCGGCGAAAATTAGCGCAAACGTGGTGCGCCTGTATGCCGGGGCAGGGATCGTTCGCGGTTCAGATCCTGAGCAGGAATGGCAAGAAATAGACAATAAAGCGGCAGGACTGCGCACTTTATTACAGATGGAAGGGTAA
- the elaB gene encoding stress response protein ElaB: MSFHSYESRIDDDLELLSETLEEVLRSSGDPADQKYLELKARAERALEEVRNRVSHASDSYYYRAKKAVCRADDYVHEKPWRGIGVGATVGLVMGLLLARR, from the coding sequence ATGTCTTTTCATTCTTATGAATCACGCATCGATGATGATCTGGAATTGTTGAGTGAAACGCTGGAGGAGGTGCTGCGTTCTTCCGGCGATCCAGCCGATCAAAAATACCTTGAGTTAAAAGCGCGGGCAGAGCGGGCGTTAGAAGAGGTGAGAAATCGCGTCAGCCACGCCTCTGACAGCTACTATTACCGCGCGAAAAAAGCCGTTTGCCGGGCCGATGACTATGTGCATGAAAAACCCTGGCGCGGAATTGGCGTTGGTGCCACGGTCGGTTTAGTGATGGGATTATTGTTAGCACGGCGATAA
- the menE gene encoding o-succinylbenzoate--CoA ligase translates to MTQQDMPDSVSLSGLIQPGDWPWRHWRQVRAKAPALRLNDEVLNWSELCTRVDHLACGFAAQGVEEGDGVLLRAWNHPRALLAWLALLQCGARVLPVNPQLPQPLLDALVPDLTLRFALDLEAANALSGLSPLQMQVVPGTHAAAWLPERLSTMTLTSGSTGLPKAAVHTCQAHLASAQGVLSLMPFGAEDDWLLSLPLFHVSGQGILWRWLFAGARMTVRDKQPLEHMLAGCTHASLVPTQLWRLLVNNRPVTLKAVLLGGAAIPVELTEQAREQGIRCWCGYGLTEFASTVCAKEADGQADVGSPLVGREVRIVNDEVWLRAASMAQGYWRNGKLIPLVNAEGWFATRDRGVLKDGKLTIVGRMDNLFFSGGEGIQPEEVERVIAAHPHVLQAFIVPIEDKEFGHRPVAVIEYDANAGETNLAEWVKDKLARFQQPVCWLTLPPELKAGGIKISRRALSDWVTASLLTLRKQ, encoded by the coding sequence ATGACCCAGCAGGACATGCCCGATAGCGTGAGCTTATCGGGCCTGATACAACCGGGTGACTGGCCGTGGCGCCACTGGCGACAAGTGCGTGCGAAGGCGCCAGCCCTGCGCCTCAACGATGAGGTATTAAACTGGAGCGAGCTCTGCACGCGCGTTGACCATCTGGCCTGCGGTTTTGCCGCTCAGGGCGTGGAAGAAGGCGATGGTGTCCTGCTTCGTGCCTGGAACCATCCGCGGGCTTTGCTGGCCTGGCTGGCATTGCTGCAATGTGGGGCGCGGGTTTTACCTGTGAATCCACAGTTGCCCCAGCCGCTGCTAGATGCGCTGGTCCCGGACTTAACGCTGCGTTTTGCGCTCGATCTGGAAGCCGCTAACGCACTTTCAGGGCTCAGTCCGTTGCAGATGCAGGTAGTGCCAGGCACGCATGCCGCCGCGTGGTTACCCGAACGTTTGAGCACGATGACGTTAACCTCTGGTTCTACCGGATTGCCGAAGGCGGCGGTGCATACCTGTCAGGCGCATCTGGCGAGCGCGCAGGGCGTGCTGTCGTTAATGCCGTTTGGCGCTGAAGATGACTGGCTACTCTCACTGCCGCTGTTTCATGTTTCCGGTCAGGGCATATTGTGGCGCTGGTTGTTTGCCGGGGCGCGAATGACCGTGCGCGACAAGCAGCCGCTTGAGCACATGTTGGCTGGGTGCACCCACGCTTCGCTGGTGCCTACGCAGTTGTGGCGCTTGCTGGTCAACAACAGGCCGGTCACGCTCAAAGCGGTACTGCTGGGCGGTGCGGCAATTCCTGTTGAATTAACGGAACAGGCGCGCGAGCAGGGGATTCGCTGCTGGTGCGGTTACGGTTTGACGGAGTTTGCTTCTACGGTCTGCGCGAAAGAGGCGGATGGTCAGGCGGATGTGGGTTCCCCGCTGGTAGGCAGAGAAGTCAGAATCGTTAATGATGAAGTCTGGCTGCGTGCCGCCAGCATGGCGCAAGGTTACTGGCGTAACGGTAAGCTTATTCCTTTAGTGAACGCGGAAGGCTGGTTTGCGACCCGCGATCGCGGCGTGTTGAAGGACGGCAAGTTGACCATTGTCGGTCGTATGGACAATCTGTTCTTTAGCGGCGGGGAAGGCATTCAGCCGGAAGAGGTGGAACGCGTAATTGCAGCGCATCCGCATGTTCTGCAAGCCTTTATTGTGCCGATAGAAGACAAAGAGTTTGGTCATCGCCCGGTGGCGGTCATTGAGTATGACGCCAACGCTGGAGAAACCAATCTGGCAGAGTGGGTTAAAGATAAGCTAGCTCGCTTTCAACAACCGGTGTGTTGGTTGACGTTGCCTCCCGAACTCAAAGCTGGAGGGATTAAAATCTCTCGCCGCGCGCTGTCGGATTGGGTAACTGCTTCATTGTTAACATTAAGAAAACAGTAA
- the menB gene encoding 1,4-dihydroxy-2-naphthoyl-CoA synthase produces the protein MIYPDETMLYAPVEWHDCSEGYTDILYEKSTDGIAKITINRPQVRNAFRPVTVKEMIQALADARYDDNIGVIILTGAGDKAFCAGGDQKVRGDYGGYQDDSGVHHLNVLDFQRQIRTCPKPVVAMVAGFSIGGGHVLHMMCDLTIAAENAIFGQTGPKVGSFDGGWGASYMARIVGQKKAREIWFLCRQYDAKQALDMGLVNTVVPLADLEKETVRWCREMLQNSPMALRCLKAALNADCDGQAGLQELAGNATMLFYMTEEGQEGRNAFNQKRQPDFSKFKRNP, from the coding sequence ATGATCTATCCTGATGAAACAATGCTTTACGCACCGGTAGAATGGCACGATTGCTCTGAAGGCTACACCGATATTCTTTATGAGAAATCCACCGACGGTATCGCAAAAATCACCATTAATCGTCCGCAGGTACGCAATGCCTTCCGTCCGGTTACCGTGAAAGAGATGATCCAGGCGCTGGCGGACGCCCGCTATGATGACAACATCGGCGTGATTATTCTGACTGGTGCGGGCGACAAAGCGTTTTGCGCAGGTGGCGATCAGAAAGTGCGTGGCGACTACGGCGGATACCAGGATGATTCCGGTGTGCATCACCTGAACGTACTGGACTTCCAGCGTCAGATTCGTACCTGTCCGAAACCGGTAGTGGCGATGGTTGCCGGTTTTTCCATCGGCGGCGGGCATGTGCTGCATATGATGTGCGACCTGACCATTGCGGCTGAAAACGCCATCTTTGGTCAGACCGGTCCGAAAGTCGGTTCTTTCGACGGCGGTTGGGGCGCTTCCTACATGGCGCGCATCGTCGGTCAGAAAAAAGCGCGTGAAATCTGGTTCCTGTGCCGTCAGTACGATGCAAAACAAGCGCTGGATATGGGCCTGGTCAACACCGTGGTTCCACTGGCGGATCTGGAAAAAGAGACCGTACGCTGGTGTCGCGAAATGCTGCAAAACAGCCCAATGGCGCTGCGCTGCCTGAAAGCCGCGCTGAACGCTGACTGCGATGGTCAGGCTGGTCTGCAGGAGCTGGCGGGTAACGCCACTATGCTGTTCTACATGACGGAAGAAGGTCAGGAAGGTCGTAACGCCTTTAACCAGAAACGTCAGCCTGATTTCAGCAAATTCAAACGGAATCCGTAA
- the menH gene encoding 2-succinyl-6-hydroxy-2,4-cyclohexadiene-1-carboxylate synthase, whose amino-acid sequence MILHAQANEGQPGFPWLVFLHGFSGDYREWQTVGEAFQNYSRLYIDLPGHGGSADISVSGFDDVNALLHNTLLSYNILNYWLVGYSLGGRVAMMAACQEMPGLCGLVVEGGHPGLQSEEARVQRCLSDGRWAARFRAEPLREVFNDWYQQPVFSSLNAAQREALVALRSQNNGHTLAAMLEATSLAVQPDLRAQLHTRTFPFYYLCGERDDKFRALAAEISVPNHVIRNAGHNAHRDNPAGVVDCLAQILRR is encoded by the coding sequence ATGATCCTGCACGCGCAGGCAAACGAGGGCCAGCCAGGATTTCCCTGGCTGGTTTTCCTGCACGGTTTTTCCGGCGATTATCGCGAATGGCAGACGGTTGGCGAAGCGTTTCAGAATTATTCGCGGCTGTACATCGACCTGCCAGGACACGGCGGGTCCGCTGACATTAGCGTGAGCGGATTCGATGACGTAAACGCTTTGCTGCATAATACTCTGCTTAGTTACAACATACTTAACTACTGGCTGGTAGGATACTCTCTTGGCGGCAGAGTCGCGATGATGGCAGCCTGTCAGGAGATGCCGGGACTGTGTGGTCTGGTGGTTGAAGGTGGACATCCTGGCTTGCAAAGCGAGGAGGCGCGTGTGCAGCGTTGTCTCTCGGACGGTCGCTGGGCCGCGCGTTTTCGCGCTGAGCCGCTGCGCGAGGTGTTTAATGACTGGTACCAACAACCAGTTTTTTCCTCGCTGAATGCGGCGCAAAGAGAGGCGCTGGTCGCTCTGCGTAGCCAGAATAATGGGCATACGCTGGCGGCAATGCTTGAGGCAACCTCGCTTGCCGTACAACCTGATTTACGTGCGCAACTCCATACGCGCACATTTCCGTTTTATTATTTATGTGGTGAACGTGACGATAAATTCCGCGCTTTAGCGGCGGAAATATCAGTACCAAACCATGTGATTCGTAATGCCGGACACAACGCGCATCGGGATAATCCCGCTGGCGTGGTGGACTGTCTGGCTCAGATTCTGCGTCGCTGA
- the menC gene encoding o-succinylbenzoate synthase — protein sequence MRSAQVYRWQIPMDAGVILRDRRLKTRDGLYVCLRDGEREGWGEISPLPGFSQESWEEAQTELLVWVKGWLQGDASLPQLPSVAFGASCALAELAGALPQDADYRAAPLCTGDPDDLVLQLADMPGEKVAKIKVGLYEAVRDGMVANLLLEAIPELHLRLDANRAWTPLKAQQFAKYVNPEYRGRIAFLEEPCKTRDDSRAFARETGIAIAWDESLREADFTFEAEEGVKAVVIKPTLTGSLDKVREQVAAAHALGLTAVISSSIESSLGLTQLARIAAWLTPQTIPGLDTLSLMQCQQVRTWPGSALPCIDVEALERLL from the coding sequence ATGCGTAGCGCGCAGGTATACCGCTGGCAGATCCCCATGGACGCGGGGGTGATTCTGCGCGACAGGCGGTTAAAAACGCGTGACGGGCTGTACGTTTGTCTTCGTGACGGCGAGCGCGAAGGGTGGGGAGAGATCTCCCCACTGCCGGGCTTTAGTCAGGAAAGCTGGGAAGAGGCGCAAACCGAACTGCTGGTCTGGGTCAAAGGCTGGCTGCAAGGCGATGCCTCTTTACCGCAACTGCCTTCGGTCGCCTTTGGCGCAAGCTGTGCGTTGGCCGAACTGGCCGGCGCATTGCCACAGGACGCAGATTACCGTGCTGCACCGCTGTGTACGGGCGATCCTGACGATCTGGTACTGCAACTGGCGGATATGCCAGGTGAAAAAGTGGCGAAGATCAAGGTCGGACTGTATGAAGCGGTTCGCGACGGTATGGTAGCCAACCTGCTGCTTGAGGCTATCCCAGAGCTGCATTTGCGTCTTGACGCCAACCGAGCCTGGACGCCGTTGAAAGCCCAGCAGTTTGCAAAATACGTTAATCCGGAGTATCGCGGCCGCATCGCTTTCCTCGAAGAACCGTGCAAAACCCGCGATGACTCCCGTGCGTTTGCGCGTGAAACTGGTATTGCCATCGCCTGGGATGAAAGTCTGCGTGAAGCGGATTTCACCTTCGAAGCCGAAGAGGGCGTCAAGGCTGTGGTTATCAAACCTACGCTGACGGGCAGTCTCGATAAAGTACGCGAACAGGTGGCAGCGGCGCATGCGCTTGGTCTCACCGCTGTTATTAGCTCGTCGATCGAGTCGAGCCTGGGCTTAACTCAGCTGGCGCGAATTGCCGCCTGGCTGACGCCGCAGACCATTCCAGGTCTGGATACCCTGAGTCTGATGCAGTGCCAGCAGGTACGCACCTGGCCGGGTAGCGCGTTGCCGTGTATTGACGTTGAAGCGCTGGAACGTCTGCTATGA
- the rbn gene encoding ribonuclease BN — MELLFLGTSAGVPTRSRNVTAILLNLQHPTQAGLWLFDCGEGTQHQLLTTPFNPGKLDRIFISHLHGDHLFGLPGLLCSRSMAGNVQPLTLYGPKGLREFTETALRLSGSWTDYPLDIVEITAGEIVDDGLRKVTAYPLAHPLECYGFRIEEHDKPGALDASALKAAGVKSGPWFQDLKAGKTIVLEDGRAINGAEFLAPATRGKSVAIFGDTGPCASAIQLARGVDVMVHETTLDSSMEEKANSRGHSSTRQAAKLALEAGVGRLIMTHVSSRYDEKGCQRLLEECKAIFPDTELAHDFAIFTV; from the coding sequence ATGGAATTACTATTTTTAGGCACGTCTGCGGGTGTCCCCACGCGCTCCCGCAATGTAACGGCAATTTTACTGAATCTGCAACACCCGACTCAGGCGGGGCTGTGGCTTTTTGATTGTGGTGAAGGAACGCAGCATCAGTTGCTGACCACGCCGTTTAACCCAGGAAAACTCGATCGTATTTTTATCAGTCATCTGCACGGCGATCACCTGTTTGGTTTACCGGGGCTGCTGTGCAGTCGTTCGATGGCCGGCAATGTCCAGCCGCTGACGCTATACGGCCCGAAGGGGTTGCGAGAGTTTACCGAAACCGCTTTGCGCTTAAGCGGCTCGTGGACCGATTATCCGCTGGATATTGTAGAAATCACTGCAGGTGAGATTGTCGATGACGGCCTGCGTAAAGTAACGGCGTACCCGCTGGCGCACCCGCTGGAGTGCTACGGTTTTCGTATTGAAGAGCACGACAAGCCAGGGGCGCTCGACGCCAGCGCCCTAAAGGCCGCAGGCGTTAAATCGGGCCCGTGGTTTCAGGATTTGAAAGCCGGGAAAACCATCGTACTGGAAGATGGTCGCGCGATTAACGGTGCCGAATTTCTCGCTCCGGCCACCAGGGGAAAATCTGTGGCTATTTTCGGCGACACAGGCCCCTGCGCGTCCGCCATTCAACTGGCACGAGGTGTGGATGTAATGGTGCATGAAACCACGCTGGACTCCTCAATGGAGGAAAAAGCCAACAGCCGCGGGCACAGCTCGACCCGACAAGCCGCAAAGCTGGCGCTTGAGGCCGGAGTGGGACGCCTGATCATGACCCACGTGAGCTCACGCTACGATGAAAAAGGCTGTCAGCGGTTACTCGAAGAGTGCAAAGCAATATTTCCAGACACGGAACTGGCTCACGATTTCGCCATTTTCACCGTTTAA